One stretch of Pigmentiphaga aceris DNA includes these proteins:
- a CDS encoding LrgB family protein translates to MSEFIPSLGAIWSAVLAIGLTAVVYLAARAVYRKARYAPVLIPVLTGSAVVVAVLMLSGTPYPDYFEATGPLRLFLGPAIVALAVPLYGQLPRLRKMWLPLCVAVLVGSVVAIVSGVVLAGMFGASREMMLSLAPKSATMPIAMIAAERIGGVASLAGVSVAVTGILVLIFANPLLNLLRVRDPIVRAFALGTAAHALGTARSLQVSEAAGAFAAMAMGLNGILTALLLPMLAHAMHVMGVG, encoded by the coding sequence ATGTCTGAGTTCATCCCGAGCCTCGGCGCGATCTGGTCTGCAGTCCTTGCCATCGGGTTGACCGCCGTGGTCTACCTGGCCGCGCGCGCGGTCTATCGCAAAGCCCGGTATGCGCCGGTCTTGATTCCGGTGCTGACCGGTTCGGCCGTGGTGGTGGCCGTGCTGATGCTTTCGGGCACCCCGTATCCCGATTACTTCGAGGCCACCGGGCCTTTGCGTCTGTTCCTGGGTCCAGCCATCGTGGCCTTGGCTGTGCCCTTGTATGGGCAACTGCCCCGACTGCGCAAGATGTGGCTGCCGTTGTGTGTGGCGGTGTTGGTGGGTTCGGTGGTGGCGATTGTGTCCGGGGTGGTGCTGGCGGGTATGTTCGGCGCATCGCGCGAGATGATGCTGTCACTGGCTCCCAAGTCGGCCACCATGCCGATTGCGATGATTGCTGCCGAGCGCATTGGTGGGGTGGCGTCGTTGGCGGGCGTGTCGGTGGCGGTGACGGGCATTCTGGTGCTGATTTTTGCCAATCCGTTGCTGAATCTGTTGCGGGTGCGTGATCCCATCGTGCGTGCTTTTGCGTTGGGCACTGCGGCGCATGCGTTGGGAACGGCTCGTTCGTTGCAGGTCAGTGAGGCTGCTGGAGCGTTTGCTGCGATGGCGATGGGGTTGAATGGGATTCTGACGGCGTTGCTGTTGCCGATGCTGGCGCATGCGATGCATGTGATGGGCGTGGGCTGA
- a CDS encoding LysR substrate-binding domain-containing protein, with translation MTLTELKYIVAVARERHFGHAAEACFVSQPTLSVAIRKLEEELGVTLFERGGNEVGVTPIGQRIVTQAQKVLEESANIKEIAKQGRDPLAGPLRVGVIHTIGPYLLPRLIPSVIENTPQMPLLLQENFTVRLLELLRQGEIDCAIMALPLPDSGLMIRPLYDEDFVVAVPKRHAWATRSSVAASELKTETMLLLGSGHCFRDQVLEVCPEMSRFSAASDGIQRTFEGSSLETIRHMVASGIGVTVLPRSSVPVDGSGGGLTVYVPFEAPVPDRRVVLAWRKSFPRLPAIDALIDAVRGAELSSVRMLDLPAQSS, from the coding sequence ATGACCTTGACCGAGTTGAAGTACATCGTTGCCGTTGCCCGCGAACGCCACTTCGGCCACGCCGCCGAAGCCTGTTTCGTCAGCCAGCCAACCCTGTCCGTTGCCATCCGCAAGCTGGAAGAAGAATTGGGTGTGACCTTGTTCGAACGGGGCGGCAATGAAGTGGGTGTCACGCCCATCGGTCAGCGCATCGTGACCCAGGCGCAGAAGGTGCTTGAGGAAAGCGCCAACATCAAGGAAATCGCCAAGCAAGGTCGTGACCCGCTGGCTGGCCCGCTGCGCGTGGGCGTCATCCACACCATCGGCCCGTACCTGCTGCCGCGCCTGATCCCGTCGGTGATCGAAAACACGCCGCAGATGCCCTTGCTGTTGCAAGAGAACTTCACGGTGCGCCTGCTGGAATTGCTGCGCCAGGGCGAGATCGACTGCGCAATTATGGCGCTGCCCCTGCCGGATTCCGGCCTGATGATCCGCCCGCTGTACGACGAAGACTTCGTGGTGGCCGTGCCCAAGCGTCATGCATGGGCCACGCGCAGCTCGGTGGCGGCGTCCGAACTCAAGACCGAGACCATGTTGCTGCTCGGTTCCGGGCATTGCTTCCGTGACCAAGTGCTTGAAGTGTGTCCCGAGATGTCGCGATTCTCTGCCGCCAGTGACGGCATTCAGCGCACTTTCGAAGGCTCGTCGCTGGAAACCATCCGCCATATGGTCGCGTCGGGAATCGGCGTGACCGTGTTGCCACGCAGCTCGGTACCGGTGGATGGAAGCGGTGGTGGGCTGACTGTTTACGTACCCTTCGAAGCCCCGGTTCCCGACCGGAGAGTGGTGCTCGCATGGCGCAAGAGTTTCCCGCGTCTGCCTGCCATCGATGCCTTGATCGACGCCGTGCGCGGAGCGGAATTGAGTAGCGTTCGCATGCTTGATCTGCCCGCACAGTCGAGCTGA
- the recG gene encoding ATP-dependent DNA helicase RecG, which produces MSKPLDASSSAAVKSAAKPAVQRAAGRPAARAAGSKGASAADHAKRFERLGLRRPEDFVLHLPMRYEDETQVTQIGNLLPGQWAMVEGEVLRCELAFRPRRQLLAAISDGSGELALRYLNFYPSQQKQLAVGKRMRVRGDVRGGFFGIEMVHPRATSADVPLPNALTPVYPTTDGLPQPVLRRAIGEALSQVSLSDTLPDALRERLHLMPFDAAVRILHAPPPDVVVHTLVERAHPAWMRIKFDELLAQQLSLALARAGRLEKQSPRLPRKAGKQTVSARLLAALPFGLTGAQGRVVDEIATDLARPHPMQRLLQGDVGSGKTVVAALAAAQAIDNGYQAALMAPTEILAEQHFRKLAGWLEPLGISIAWLTGSLSAKAKREATARVEDGSAQLVIGTQALIQQNIQFARLGLAIVDEQHRFGVGQRLALRSKGDKDQAVPHQLMMTATPIPRTLAMTFFADLDVSVIDELPPGRTPVVTKLLSDARRDEVIVRVHEAARAGRQIYWVCPLVEESEALELQTAVDTCEALRVALPDLNIGLVHGRLPTAEKAAVMSSFTKGEMEVLVATTVIEVGVDVPNASLMVIEHAERFGLAQLHQLRGRVGRGANESVCVLLYQTPLSMIAKQRLRTMHETTDGFEIAQRDLSLRGPGEFLGARQSGLALMRFADLDADIELAEHAHEAAAWLQAHHPDAVDAHLARWMHGREDFLKA; this is translated from the coding sequence TTGTCCAAGCCGCTTGACGCATCTTCCTCGGCCGCAGTGAAATCCGCAGCCAAACCAGCGGTACAACGCGCAGCGGGTCGTCCCGCTGCCCGGGCCGCTGGCAGCAAAGGTGCGTCTGCGGCCGATCACGCCAAGCGGTTCGAGCGCCTGGGCTTGCGCCGCCCGGAAGATTTCGTTCTGCACTTGCCCATGCGTTATGAAGACGAAACGCAAGTCACCCAGATCGGCAACCTGTTGCCCGGCCAGTGGGCGATGGTCGAGGGTGAAGTGCTGCGCTGCGAACTCGCGTTTCGTCCGCGCCGCCAGTTGCTGGCCGCCATCTCGGATGGCAGTGGTGAACTGGCGCTGCGTTATCTGAATTTCTATCCCAGTCAGCAAAAGCAGCTGGCGGTGGGCAAACGTATGCGGGTACGCGGCGACGTGCGCGGCGGCTTCTTCGGGATCGAGATGGTGCACCCCCGCGCCACCTCGGCCGACGTGCCGCTGCCCAATGCGCTTACCCCTGTCTACCCGACTACGGACGGCTTGCCGCAGCCTGTATTGCGTCGCGCCATCGGCGAAGCGCTGTCGCAAGTCAGCCTGAGCGACACCTTGCCCGACGCGCTGCGCGAGCGGCTGCACCTGATGCCCTTCGACGCGGCTGTGCGCATTCTGCATGCGCCACCACCCGATGTGGTGGTGCACACGCTGGTCGAACGCGCCCACCCGGCGTGGATGCGCATCAAGTTTGATGAGCTGCTGGCCCAGCAGTTGTCGCTTGCCTTGGCACGTGCCGGTCGACTGGAAAAACAATCGCCACGTCTGCCGCGCAAGGCTGGCAAACAGACGGTCAGTGCGCGCTTGTTGGCCGCGCTGCCGTTCGGTTTGACAGGCGCGCAGGGCAGGGTGGTCGACGAGATCGCCACCGACCTGGCGCGACCGCATCCGATGCAGCGATTGCTGCAAGGTGATGTGGGCAGCGGCAAGACCGTGGTGGCCGCGCTGGCTGCTGCACAGGCCATCGACAACGGCTATCAGGCCGCGTTGATGGCCCCAACCGAAATCTTGGCCGAACAGCATTTTCGCAAGCTGGCCGGGTGGCTTGAACCGCTGGGCATCTCGATCGCATGGCTGACGGGCAGCCTGAGCGCCAAGGCCAAACGTGAAGCTACCGCGCGGGTGGAAGACGGTTCTGCCCAGTTGGTGATCGGCACCCAGGCACTGATCCAGCAGAACATCCAGTTCGCGCGGCTGGGCCTGGCGATCGTGGACGAGCAGCACCGTTTCGGCGTGGGCCAGCGCCTGGCCTTGCGCAGCAAGGGGGACAAGGATCAGGCCGTGCCGCATCAACTGATGATGACGGCCACGCCGATTCCCCGAACCCTGGCCATGACCTTCTTTGCCGATCTGGACGTGTCTGTGATCGACGAATTGCCACCGGGCCGCACGCCGGTGGTTACCAAGCTGTTGTCCGATGCGCGCCGCGACGAGGTGATCGTCCGGGTGCACGAAGCCGCGCGTGCCGGCCGGCAGATCTACTGGGTCTGCCCCCTGGTGGAAGAAAGCGAAGCGCTGGAATTGCAGACCGCCGTTGATACCTGTGAAGCCTTGCGGGTGGCGCTGCCCGACTTGAACATCGGCCTGGTGCACGGGCGTTTGCCGACTGCCGAGAAGGCAGCGGTAATGTCGTCGTTCACCAAGGGCGAAATGGAAGTGCTGGTGGCCACGACCGTCATCGAGGTGGGGGTGGATGTGCCCAACGCATCGCTGATGGTGATTGAACACGCCGAGCGCTTTGGCCTGGCGCAGTTGCACCAGCTGCGTGGCCGGGTAGGACGTGGTGCCAACGAATCGGTCTGCGTGCTGCTGTACCAGACTCCCTTGTCGATGATCGCCAAGCAACGCCTGCGCACCATGCATGAAACCACCGACGGTTTCGAGATCGCGCAGCGCGATCTGAGTTTGCGCGGCCCCGGAGAATTCCTGGGTGCGCGTCAGTCCGGGCTGGCCCTGATGCGGTTTGCCGATCTGGACGCCGACATCGAACTGGCCGAGCATGCCCACGAGGCTGCTGCCTGGTTGCAAGCCCATCATCCCGACGCCGTCGACGCGCATTTGGCGCGCTGGATGCACGGGCGCGAAGATTTCCTCAAAGCCTGA
- a CDS encoding MarR family winged helix-turn-helix transcriptional regulator, protein MKKTASKPRDAVDLILEQWQRERPDLDASPMGPIGRIKRCAALLDQRLESGFAQFDLSMWEFDMLATLRRAGAPHCLSPTALFSTLMVTSGTMTHRLKRLEMRGLIARVSNEQDARSLLVQLTDAGLVLIDRAVEAHVENEHNLLSSLSADALASLDANLSALLQTLEGPADSAAFGLPE, encoded by the coding sequence ATGAAAAAAACAGCCAGCAAGCCGCGCGATGCGGTGGACCTCATCCTGGAACAGTGGCAGCGCGAGCGCCCCGACCTGGATGCCAGCCCCATGGGGCCGATCGGACGCATCAAGCGATGTGCGGCCTTGCTTGATCAGCGCCTGGAGTCGGGCTTCGCCCAGTTCGACCTGAGCATGTGGGAGTTCGACATGTTGGCAACGCTGCGCCGCGCCGGTGCGCCGCACTGTCTCAGCCCGACTGCGTTGTTCTCGACGCTGATGGTCACCTCGGGGACCATGACGCATCGGCTCAAGCGCCTGGAAATGCGGGGCCTGATCGCGCGCGTATCGAACGAACAGGATGCGCGCAGCCTGTTGGTGCAGTTGACGGACGCTGGCCTGGTGCTGATCGATCGTGCGGTCGAGGCGCATGTCGAGAACGAGCACAACTTGCTGTCGAGCCTGTCTGCTGATGCACTGGCCAGCCTCGATGCGAATCTTTCCGCGCTGCTGCAAACGCTTGAAGGCCCCGCGGACAGTGCAGCATTCGGGCTGCCGGAATAA
- a CDS encoding APC family permease translates to MKNSSWRERLLGKARDPLSPDTKHSLALAAFLAWVGLGADGLSSSSYGPEEAFNALGTHTHLALFLAIATAITVFIVALAYNQVIELFPTGGGGYRVSTALLGPRAGLVAGSALIVDYVLTIAISVASGADAVFSLLPVSWLPYKLWAACAIVMLLLWMNLRGAKESIRFLLPIFLGFVVTHFILIVWGIFAHAQGLPALFPDTIKEVQTLSAETGWIFVVALFLKAYSLGGGTYTGIEAVSNNVERLAEPVVKTGKATMMMMAASLAFTAAGIILLYLLWDAAPVEGQTLNAVVFGSVLSEMGFTGHWLTIGLTLTLATEAGLLFVAANTGFLGGPSVLANMAADSWVPHRFRYLSSRLVTENGILLMGISALFIVLLTGGDVSLLVVLYSINVFLTFTLSLAGLTRYWIKNRRSPLHKPHWKRRVALSLLGLFITSSILVVTVVEKFFEGGWATLLITGVLIFACLGINSHYRDTRRRIAEVDDIFADQAFGSESNPPKLEPMAPTAVFVVGSSRGGGLHALLWVQRMFPDHFKNFVFINARTVDARVYGGQEALETLKMQATVSLKYFERFCNSYGLAATSKLGFGTDAIDVLETLSAEVQEEFPNAIFFVSKLVFKRENFVTKLLHNQAVTSLQQRLHLNGQQMMVLPMRID, encoded by the coding sequence ATGAAAAATTCATCCTGGCGCGAACGCCTGCTTGGCAAAGCCCGCGACCCCCTGTCGCCGGACACCAAGCACTCTCTTGCTCTGGCCGCCTTCCTTGCCTGGGTGGGCTTGGGTGCCGACGGCCTGTCCTCGTCGTCCTACGGACCGGAAGAAGCGTTCAACGCGCTGGGGACCCATACTCATCTGGCCTTGTTCCTGGCGATTGCTACCGCAATCACGGTGTTCATCGTCGCGCTGGCCTACAACCAGGTCATCGAACTGTTCCCAACCGGCGGCGGCGGTTACCGGGTGTCGACGGCCCTGCTTGGGCCACGCGCCGGGCTGGTGGCCGGGTCGGCGCTGATTGTCGATTACGTGCTGACCATTGCGATCTCGGTGGCCAGCGGGGCCGACGCGGTGTTCTCGCTGCTGCCGGTCAGCTGGCTGCCCTACAAGCTCTGGGCCGCGTGTGCGATCGTGATGCTGCTGTTATGGATGAATCTGCGCGGCGCAAAGGAGAGCATCCGTTTCCTGCTGCCGATCTTCCTGGGCTTTGTGGTCACCCACTTCATCTTGATCGTGTGGGGCATCTTTGCCCACGCGCAAGGCCTGCCCGCGCTGTTCCCGGACACCATCAAGGAAGTGCAGACCCTGTCGGCCGAAACCGGCTGGATCTTCGTGGTGGCGCTGTTCCTGAAAGCCTACTCGCTGGGTGGCGGAACCTACACCGGGATCGAGGCGGTATCGAACAACGTCGAGCGTCTGGCCGAGCCTGTCGTGAAAACCGGCAAGGCCACCATGATGATGATGGCCGCCAGCCTGGCCTTCACCGCGGCCGGCATCATCTTGCTGTACCTGTTGTGGGACGCCGCCCCGGTCGAAGGGCAGACGCTGAACGCCGTGGTGTTCGGCAGCGTGCTGTCGGAAATGGGCTTCACCGGCCATTGGCTGACCATCGGCCTGACTCTGACCTTGGCGACTGAGGCCGGCCTGCTGTTCGTGGCGGCCAACACGGGCTTCCTGGGCGGCCCGTCGGTGCTGGCCAACATGGCCGCCGACTCCTGGGTGCCGCACCGCTTCCGTTATCTGTCGAGCCGGCTGGTTACCGAGAACGGCATTTTGCTGATGGGGATTTCGGCGCTGTTCATCGTGCTGCTGACCGGCGGCGATGTGTCGCTGCTGGTGGTGCTGTATTCGATCAACGTGTTCCTGACCTTCACCTTGTCCCTGGCGGGCCTGACTCGCTACTGGATCAAGAACCGTCGCAGCCCGCTGCACAAGCCACACTGGAAGCGTCGCGTGGCGTTGTCTTTGTTGGGCTTGTTCATCACCAGTTCGATTCTGGTGGTGACGGTGGTGGAAAAATTCTTTGAAGGTGGCTGGGCGACCTTGCTGATCACGGGTGTGCTGATTTTTGCGTGTCTGGGTATCAACAGTCACTACCGGGATACGCGCAGGCGTATTGCGGAAGTGGACGATATCTTTGCGGATCAGGCGTTCGGATCAGAAAGCAATCCGCCGAAGCTGGAGCCGATGGCGCCGACGGCGGTGTTTGTGGTCGGTTCGAGTCGTGGCGGTGGTTTGCATGCTTTGCTGTGGGTGCAGCGCATGTTCCCGGATCATTTCAAGAATTTCGTGTTTATCAATGCGCGTACGGTGGATGCCCGGGTGTACGGTGGGCAGGAGGCGCTTGAGACCTTGAAGATGCAGGCTACCGTTTCGCTGAAGTACTTTGAGCGTTTCTGCAACAGTTATGGCTTGGCGGCGACGAGCAAGCTGGGCTTTGGGACGGATGCGATTGATGTCTTGGAAACTTTGTCGGCGGAGGTGCAGGAGGAGTTTCCGAATGCGATTTTCTTTGTCAGCAAGTTGGTGTTCAAGCGGGAAAATTTCGTGACGAAGTTGCTGCATAACCAGGCGGTGACGTCGTTGCAGCAGAGGTTGCATTTGAATGGGCAGCAGATGATGGTGTTGCCTATGCGGATCGATTGA
- a CDS encoding Rid family detoxifying hydrolase: MPKQIISTESAPAAIGPYSQAVSVDAGGKTVYLSGQIGLVPGTGELVSAEFEPQVRQAFANLTAVTEAAGGSLANVVKFTLFLTDLSEFAVVNGILAELVPQPFPARSTVGVSSLPKGAKFEVEAILVI, translated from the coding sequence ATGCCCAAGCAAATCATCAGCACCGAATCGGCACCCGCCGCCATCGGCCCTTATTCGCAAGCGGTGTCGGTGGATGCCGGTGGCAAGACGGTCTACCTGTCTGGCCAGATCGGCCTGGTGCCGGGGACCGGCGAACTGGTGTCCGCCGAGTTCGAGCCGCAAGTGCGCCAGGCATTCGCCAACCTGACGGCAGTGACCGAAGCCGCTGGCGGCAGCCTGGCCAACGTCGTGAAGTTCACCCTGTTCCTGACCGACCTGAGCGAGTTCGCCGTGGTCAACGGAATCCTGGCTGAACTGGTGCCGCAACCCTTCCCGGCGCGTTCCACCGTGGGCGTGTCCAGCCTGCCCAAGGGTGCGAAGTTCGAAGTCGAAGCCATTCTGGTGATTTGA
- a CDS encoding CidA/LrgA family protein produces MFPVLLAFATLVLFQLAGEFLARWLDLPLPGAVVGMILLFVALVIRGQAPAPLRRVASGLLQHLMLLLIPIVSGVVMHTERVMREWWPFLVSNAVGGAITLAVTAIVLRAMLGRKGTDNV; encoded by the coding sequence ATGTTTCCGGTGCTTCTTGCCTTCGCCACCTTGGTCTTGTTTCAACTGGCCGGTGAGTTCCTCGCGCGTTGGCTGGATCTGCCGCTGCCCGGTGCGGTGGTCGGCATGATCCTGCTGTTCGTCGCGCTGGTCATCCGGGGGCAGGCACCGGCCCCGCTGCGTCGAGTGGCCAGCGGGTTGTTGCAACATCTGATGCTGCTGCTGATTCCCATCGTGTCGGGCGTGGTCATGCACACCGAGCGTGTGATGCGCGAGTGGTGGCCGTTCCTGGTGTCCAACGCGGTGGGCGGGGCCATCACGCTTGCGGTAACAGCCATCGTGCTGCGCGCCATGCTCGGTCGCAAGGGGACGGACAATGTCTGA
- a CDS encoding M48 family metalloprotease: MPSRQTPSLRLRRTVAAALIPLLLATPLAPAFAQPAGLPDLGEMSAQDLSPLLEQRLGRAIMVESRRDPAYIDDLDLRAYLNRIAQKLVAYAPGGGIDIEVFPVRDGSVNAFAMPGGFIGVNAGLVTSTRTESELAGVVAHEIGHVVQRHIARGLSAQKDTMVIMLASLLAALAASQAGGQGPEAALVIGQAMAVDSQMTFSRAAEREADRTGFSMLQGAGFDPAGMVSFFGRMAQMSSLNEGTGQVFARSHPLSLERMSDMQNRARELSASHYVDSIDYLYVRAKLRVLQADGVNALLEAIRALGYQAEESKGTARSAAFYGAAVGWVLRKDAAQAQAAYAKATAGGVEHPMLARLGVEIALLENRPDDAVKLAQAAHARWPDQHSLGLAVAQSLQRANRHEEAIVELNKLASAWSDEPRIYQMLADSHAKLRHLIPEKRNLAEYYRRVGALPAAVEVLQQARIASKDFYEQSSIDAALTDVKREVDDERELLQQFRKN, from the coding sequence ATGCCCAGCCGCCAAACGCCCTCGCTTCGCCTGCGCCGAACTGTTGCCGCAGCCCTCATCCCGCTTCTGCTGGCGACGCCGCTTGCGCCGGCTTTTGCCCAGCCTGCCGGCTTGCCGGACCTGGGTGAAATGTCTGCCCAGGACTTGTCTCCCCTGCTGGAACAGCGTCTTGGCCGCGCCATCATGGTGGAGTCGCGGCGTGATCCGGCCTATATCGACGACCTGGACCTGCGTGCCTACCTGAACCGAATCGCCCAGAAACTGGTGGCTTACGCCCCGGGGGGCGGTATCGATATCGAGGTGTTCCCGGTACGTGACGGCTCGGTGAACGCATTTGCGATGCCGGGCGGTTTCATCGGTGTCAACGCCGGCCTGGTGACCAGCACACGGACCGAATCGGAACTGGCCGGGGTGGTGGCGCACGAAATCGGCCACGTGGTGCAGCGTCACATTGCGCGGGGCCTGTCGGCGCAGAAGGACACCATGGTCATCATGCTGGCCAGTCTGCTGGCAGCGCTGGCCGCATCGCAGGCGGGCGGGCAGGGGCCAGAAGCTGCGCTGGTGATCGGGCAGGCCATGGCAGTGGATTCGCAGATGACTTTCTCGCGCGCGGCAGAACGCGAGGCCGACCGCACCGGCTTTTCAATGCTTCAGGGCGCAGGTTTCGACCCGGCCGGCATGGTGAGCTTCTTCGGGCGCATGGCGCAGATGTCGAGCCTGAATGAAGGCACGGGCCAAGTGTTCGCGCGCAGTCACCCCTTGTCGCTGGAGCGCATGTCCGACATGCAGAATCGGGCACGTGAACTGAGTGCATCACACTACGTCGACAGCATCGATTATCTGTACGTGCGCGCCAAGCTGCGGGTGCTGCAGGCCGATGGGGTGAATGCGCTGTTGGAAGCAATTCGGGCGCTGGGCTACCAGGCCGAGGAAAGCAAGGGCACGGCGCGCAGTGCGGCGTTTTATGGCGCTGCGGTTGGCTGGGTGTTGCGCAAAGACGCGGCGCAGGCGCAGGCTGCGTATGCCAAGGCGACGGCGGGTGGCGTGGAGCACCCGATGTTGGCGCGCTTGGGGGTGGAAATTGCGTTGCTGGAAAATCGGCCTGACGATGCGGTGAAACTTGCGCAAGCTGCGCATGCGCGTTGGCCGGATCAACATAGTTTGGGTTTGGCGGTGGCGCAGTCTTTGCAGCGTGCCAATCGGCATGAGGAGGCGATTGTCGAGCTGAATAAGCTGGCGTCGGCGTGGAGTGATGAGCCGAGGATTTATCAGATGCTGGCGGATAGTCACGCAAAGCTCAGGCATCTGATTCCGGAGAAGCGGAATCTGGCCGAATACTACCGTCGGGTGGGGGCGTTGCCTGCGGCGGTCGAGGTGTTGCAGCAGGCGAGAATCGCGTCGAAGGATTTCTATGAGCAGTCTTCGATTGATGCGGCGTTGACGGATGTGAAGCGTGAAGTCGATGACGAGCGGGAGTTGTTGCAGCAGTTCAGGAAGAATTGA
- a CDS encoding EamA family transporter: MHSAPAPRQWRDILLTALAPAIWGSTYIVTSEILPPDRPFTAALIRTLPAGLLLLMFTRRMPAGQDWWRVLVLGALNIGVFQALLFVAAYRLPGGLAAVLGAIQPLLVMVLAWAVDHRAPAQTTLWSAVAGVAGMAILLLSPQTTFEPIGVAAALIGAACMATGVWLTRRWKIDLPVLPLTGWQLLMGGAMLAPVAWLVDAPLPTLSLSQWAAYAYLCLAGALLAYALWFRGVARLPIVAVASLGLLSPLSAVLLGWVLLSQSITGTALVGLVIVLVSVFAVQWTTTRGR; this comes from the coding sequence ATGCACTCCGCACCCGCACCGCGCCAATGGCGCGACATTCTGCTCACGGCCTTGGCCCCCGCCATCTGGGGATCCACCTACATCGTGACATCGGAAATACTGCCGCCTGATCGGCCATTCACTGCCGCACTGATTCGAACCCTTCCTGCAGGCTTGTTGCTGTTGATGTTCACGCGACGCATGCCCGCCGGGCAGGACTGGTGGCGCGTGCTGGTGCTTGGCGCGTTGAACATCGGCGTCTTCCAGGCCTTGCTGTTCGTGGCGGCCTATCGCCTGCCGGGTGGTCTGGCGGCAGTGCTCGGCGCGATCCAGCCGCTGCTGGTCATGGTGTTGGCCTGGGCGGTGGACCACCGCGCTCCCGCACAGACAACGCTGTGGTCGGCGGTGGCGGGCGTGGCTGGCATGGCCATCTTGCTGCTGTCGCCGCAGACGACCTTCGAGCCGATCGGCGTGGCGGCGGCGCTGATCGGTGCGGCATGCATGGCAACCGGGGTCTGGCTGACCCGCCGCTGGAAAATCGATCTTCCCGTACTGCCGCTGACTGGCTGGCAATTGCTGATGGGCGGTGCCATGCTCGCACCGGTGGCTTGGCTGGTCGATGCGCCGCTGCCCACCCTGAGCCTGTCGCAATGGGCTGCCTACGCGTATCTCTGCCTGGCGGGCGCGCTGCTCGCCTATGCGCTCTGGTTCCGGGGCGTGGCCCGGCTGCCCATTGTGGCCGTTGCCTCGCTGGGCCTCTTGAGCCCGCTGTCGGCGGTGCTGCTGGGTTGGGTCTTGTTGTCGCAATCGATCACCGGCACCGCTCTCGTGGGATTGGTGATCGTTCTGGTAAGCGTCTTCGCCGTGCAATGGACCACGACGCGTGGTCGCTGA
- a CDS encoding Dps family protein, with protein sequence MSKKSKLLALEPLPTDVSTPPTQTAPVQNSGAPRIDIGISDKDRAAVAAGLSKVLADSFTLYLNTHRFHWNVTGPLFNTLHLMFETQYTELWAAIDPLAERIRALGHYAPGTYAEYTALSSIAQPEAIPEALEMVRLLVKGHEAVAKTGREIIAVADKADDQPTADLLTERLNYHEKTAWMLRSLLQ encoded by the coding sequence ATGTCCAAGAAATCCAAGCTGCTCGCCCTCGAACCTCTCCCCACCGATGTCTCCACCCCGCCCACGCAGACTGCGCCCGTGCAGAACTCCGGCGCACCGCGTATCGACATCGGCATCTCCGACAAGGACCGCGCAGCTGTCGCTGCCGGCCTGTCCAAGGTACTGGCCGACAGCTTCACGCTGTATCTGAACACCCACCGCTTCCACTGGAACGTGACCGGTCCGCTGTTCAACACGCTGCACCTGATGTTCGAAACGCAATACACCGAACTCTGGGCCGCCATCGACCCGCTGGCCGAACGTATTCGCGCCCTGGGCCACTACGCCCCCGGCACCTACGCCGAATACACCGCGCTGTCGTCCATCGCCCAGCCGGAAGCCATTCCGGAAGCGCTGGAAATGGTGCGCCTGCTGGTCAAGGGCCACGAAGCCGTTGCCAAGACGGGCCGCGAGATCATCGCCGTGGCCGACAAGGCCGATGACCAGCCGACTGCTGACCTGTTGACCGAACGCCTGAACTACCACGAGAAGACCGCGTGGATGCTGCGCAGCCTGCTGCAGTGA